A genomic window from Ideonella sp. WA131b includes:
- a CDS encoding Crp/Fnr family transcriptional regulator: MATNALPSANHAIAVRSSQSRAPARDDLASVPWLGLIEAEHRARVVADLRVIDVQPGEVLCRVGRAAVWWLGVIDGLLKMSNDSAEGLPITFTGITSGGWFGEGTLLKNEVYRYNIQALRPSVVAGIPADTFHWLLGRSIAFNRFVMNQLNERLGQFIAAREIDRLTHPDERVARNLAALFHPVLYPGVGERLRITQQELGYLVGLGRQRVNEALAALDGAGVIRVEYGGVRVLDLERLRRYAA; this comes from the coding sequence ATGGCGACGAATGCTCTCCCGTCAGCCAACCATGCCATCGCGGTGCGCAGCTCGCAGTCGCGGGCGCCCGCGCGCGACGATCTCGCCAGCGTGCCCTGGCTCGGGCTGATCGAGGCCGAGCACCGGGCCCGCGTGGTGGCCGATCTGCGCGTCATCGACGTGCAGCCGGGCGAGGTGCTGTGCCGTGTCGGCCGCGCCGCCGTGTGGTGGCTGGGCGTGATCGACGGCCTCTTGAAGATGAGCAACGACAGCGCCGAGGGCCTGCCGATCACCTTCACCGGCATCACCAGTGGCGGCTGGTTCGGCGAGGGCACGCTGCTGAAGAACGAGGTCTACCGCTACAACATCCAGGCGCTGCGGCCCAGCGTGGTGGCGGGCATCCCGGCCGACACCTTCCACTGGCTGCTGGGCCGCAGCATCGCCTTCAACCGCTTCGTCATGAACCAGCTCAACGAGCGGCTGGGCCAGTTCATCGCCGCGCGCGAGATCGACCGCCTCACCCACCCCGACGAGCGCGTGGCGCGCAACCTGGCGGCGCTGTTTCACCCCGTGCTGTATCCCGGCGTGGGCGAGCGGCTGCGCATCACGCAGCAGGAGCTGGGCTACCTCGTGGGCCTGGGCCGCCAGCGTGTGAACGAGGCGCTGGCCGCGCTGGACGGCGCAGGCGTCATCCGCGTCGAGTACGGTGGCGTGCGCGTGCTCGATCTGGAACGGCTGCGGCGTTATGCGGCCTGA
- a CDS encoding branched-chain amino acid ABC transporter permease, with translation MLYRENGQFKTSYTNDSQVFPITQDRVGITLLLAFAVIGVPLLADEYAFRAILIPFLILSLAALGLNILVGYCGQVSLGTGAFMAVGAYAAYNFMVRIDGMPLLVAILLGGVCAMVVGVLFGIPSLRIKGLYLAVATLAAQFFVDWAFLRISWFTNNSSSGSVSVSGLNVFGIAIDQPHEKYLLCLGVLIVFAWMAKNLVRSHIGREWMAIRDMDVAAAVIGIRPVYAKLTAFAISSFFVGVAGALWGFVHLGSWEPAAFSIDRSFQLLFMIIIGGLGSIMGSFFGAAFIVILPIFLNQFLPALGAVVGVTISTAAIAHAELMIFGALIVFFLIVEPHGLARLWSTAKEKMRLWPFPH, from the coding sequence GTGCTCTACAGAGAAAACGGTCAGTTCAAGACCTCGTACACGAACGACTCGCAGGTCTTCCCGATCACGCAAGACCGCGTCGGCATCACGCTGCTGCTGGCCTTTGCCGTGATCGGCGTGCCGCTGCTGGCTGACGAGTACGCCTTCCGCGCCATCCTCATCCCCTTCCTCATCCTGTCGCTGGCCGCGCTCGGACTGAACATCCTCGTCGGCTACTGCGGCCAGGTGTCGCTGGGCACCGGTGCCTTCATGGCGGTGGGCGCCTACGCGGCCTACAACTTCATGGTGCGCATCGATGGCATGCCGCTGCTGGTGGCCATCCTGCTGGGCGGTGTCTGCGCCATGGTGGTGGGCGTGCTGTTCGGCATTCCCAGCCTGCGCATCAAGGGCCTGTACCTGGCGGTGGCCACGCTGGCGGCGCAGTTCTTCGTCGACTGGGCCTTCCTGCGCATCTCCTGGTTCACCAACAACTCGTCGTCAGGCTCGGTGTCGGTGAGCGGCCTCAACGTGTTCGGCATCGCCATCGACCAGCCGCACGAGAAGTACCTGCTGTGCCTGGGCGTCCTGATCGTCTTTGCCTGGATGGCCAAGAACCTGGTGCGCAGCCACATCGGCCGCGAGTGGATGGCCATCCGCGACATGGACGTGGCCGCCGCCGTGATCGGCATCCGCCCGGTGTACGCCAAGCTCACCGCGTTTGCCATCAGCAGCTTCTTTGTCGGCGTGGCCGGCGCGCTGTGGGGCTTCGTGCATCTGGGCTCGTGGGAGCCGGCGGCCTTCAGCATCGACCGCTCGTTCCAGCTGCTGTTCATGATCATCATCGGCGGCCTCGGCTCCATCATGGGCAGCTTCTTCGGCGCGGCGTTCATCGTCATCCTGCCGATCTTCCTGAACCAGTTTCTGCCCGCGCTCGGGGCTGTCGTCGGCGTCACCATCAGCACCGCGGCCATCGCGCACGCCGAGCTGATGATCTTCGGCGCGCTGATCGTTTTCTTCCTGATCGTCGAACCGCACGGCCTGGCACGACTCTGGTCGACCGCCAAGGAAAAGATGCGGCTGTGGCCCTTCCCTCACTGA
- a CDS encoding branched-chain amino acid ABC transporter permease, producing MGFFIETVIGGLMSGMLYSLIALGFVLIFKASGVFNFAQGAMVLFAALAMARFSEWFPALLGFDSKLLANLLAFAGALVLMIIVAWLIERLVLGKMVNQEAITLLMATLGITYFLDGFGQTVFGSAIYKIDIGLPKDPLFLFESTFQGGVLVNKEDLYAAAIAATLVIALSIFFQKTPTGRALRAVADDHQAAQSIGIPLNRVWVIVWSVAGFVALVAGMIWGSKLGVQFSLSLLALKALPVVILGGLTSVPGAIVGGLIIGVGEKVSEVYLGPLLGGGIEIWFAYVLVLFVLLVRPQGLFGEKIIDRV from the coding sequence ATGGGGTTCTTCATCGAGACGGTGATCGGCGGGCTGATGAGCGGCATGCTGTATTCGCTCATCGCGCTGGGCTTCGTGCTCATCTTCAAGGCCAGCGGCGTCTTCAACTTCGCTCAAGGCGCGATGGTGCTGTTCGCGGCACTGGCGATGGCGCGCTTCTCGGAGTGGTTCCCGGCGCTGCTGGGTTTCGACAGCAAGCTGCTGGCCAACCTGCTGGCCTTTGCCGGCGCGCTGGTGCTGATGATCATCGTGGCCTGGCTGATCGAGCGGCTGGTGCTGGGCAAGATGGTCAACCAGGAGGCCATCACGCTGCTGATGGCCACATTGGGCATCACCTACTTCCTCGACGGCTTCGGCCAGACGGTCTTCGGCAGCGCCATCTACAAGATCGACATCGGCCTGCCGAAGGACCCGCTCTTCCTGTTCGAGAGCACCTTCCAGGGCGGCGTGCTGGTCAACAAGGAAGACCTCTACGCGGCGGCGATCGCGGCCACACTGGTGATCGCGCTGAGCATCTTCTTCCAGAAAACGCCTACGGGCCGCGCGCTGCGCGCCGTGGCCGACGACCACCAGGCCGCACAGAGCATCGGCATCCCGCTCAACCGCGTGTGGGTGATCGTCTGGAGCGTCGCCGGTTTCGTGGCGCTGGTGGCCGGCATGATCTGGGGCAGCAAGCTGGGCGTGCAGTTCAGCTTGAGCCTGCTGGCACTGAAGGCGCTGCCGGTGGTCATCCTGGGCGGGCTGACCAGCGTGCCGGGGGCCATCGTCGGCGGGCTGATCATCGGCGTGGGCGAGAAAGTCTCCGAGGTCTACCTCGGGCCTCTGCTCGGCGGCGGCATCGAGATCTGGTTCGCCTACGTGCTGGTGCTCTTCGTGCTGCTGGTGCGGCCGCAGGGCCTCTTCGGCGAAAAAATCATCGACCGCGTATGA
- a CDS encoding AMP-binding protein produces MPTTFPRLMLDHAKARPSAPALREKVYGIWQTTTWAELAVLVRHLACGLAHAGLKRGDHIVVVGDNRPRLYATLLAAQSLGGIPVPLYQDAAATEYVFPVNNAEVRFAVVEDQEQVDKMLELREQCPLLAHIWYDDARGLRNYAENGLDSLDALVAAGQAHDASHARLFDDEVAQCQPGDVAAMFFTSGTTGNPKGVVHTHATLLDRAKAGQSFDKLTEREEVLAYMPLAWIGQNIFSYAQWLACGYVVNCPESAATVMIDLKEIGPTYYFAPPRVFEGLLTSVMIRMEDAGRVKRWLFERGMDVARRVGPALMDDRLAAGTAGAGKTIGALDRLKYRLGDYFVYGPLRNTLGFSRVRVAYTAGEAIGPDLFTFYRSIGINLKQLYGSTETAVFVCLQPDHEVKADTVGVPIDGVQIRVEASGEIMVKSPGLLKEYYKNPKATEEVLTADGWYHTGDAGFLDATGHLKIIDRAKDVGRLLGGTNDGAMFAPKYVENKLKFFPFIKEAVAFGDRREKVCAFINIDFEAVGNWAERRNLPYAGYTDLAGKTEVLALVKDCVEKVNADLAADAMLAGSQVSRFLVLHKELDADDGELTRTRKVRRGDIGDKYQVLVDALYGGRAEQFIETAVKFEDGRSGSVSATLPIVDAKTFAAVGGKAA; encoded by the coding sequence GTGCCGACGACGTTCCCCCGTCTGATGCTCGACCACGCGAAGGCGCGCCCCTCGGCGCCGGCCCTGCGCGAGAAGGTCTACGGCATCTGGCAGACCACGACGTGGGCCGAGCTTGCGGTGCTGGTGCGGCACCTGGCTTGCGGCCTGGCCCATGCGGGCCTGAAGCGCGGCGACCACATCGTCGTCGTCGGCGACAACCGGCCGCGCCTGTACGCCACCCTGCTGGCGGCGCAGAGCCTGGGCGGCATCCCGGTGCCCCTGTACCAGGACGCCGCGGCCACCGAGTACGTGTTCCCGGTCAACAACGCCGAGGTGCGCTTCGCCGTCGTCGAAGACCAGGAGCAGGTCGACAAGATGCTCGAGCTGCGCGAGCAATGCCCGCTGCTGGCGCACATCTGGTACGACGACGCGCGCGGCCTGCGCAACTACGCCGAAAACGGCCTCGACAGCCTGGACGCGCTGGTGGCCGCCGGCCAGGCCCACGACGCGAGCCACGCGCGCCTGTTCGACGACGAGGTGGCGCAGTGCCAGCCGGGCGACGTGGCGGCGATGTTCTTCACCAGCGGCACCACCGGCAACCCGAAGGGCGTGGTGCACACGCACGCCACCCTGCTGGACCGCGCCAAGGCCGGCCAGTCCTTCGACAAGCTCACCGAGCGCGAAGAGGTGCTCGCCTACATGCCGCTGGCCTGGATCGGCCAGAACATCTTCAGCTACGCGCAGTGGCTGGCCTGCGGCTACGTGGTGAACTGCCCTGAGAGCGCGGCCACGGTGATGATCGACCTGAAGGAGATCGGCCCCACGTACTACTTCGCGCCGCCGCGGGTGTTCGAAGGGCTGCTCACCAGCGTGATGATCCGCATGGAAGACGCCGGCCGCGTGAAGCGCTGGCTGTTCGAGCGCGGCATGGACGTGGCCCGCCGCGTGGGGCCGGCCCTGATGGACGACCGCCTTGCCGCGGGCACGGCGGGGGCCGGCAAGACCATCGGCGCGCTCGACCGCCTCAAGTACCGCCTGGGCGACTACTTCGTCTACGGCCCCTTGCGCAACACGCTGGGCTTCAGCCGCGTGCGCGTGGCCTACACGGCCGGCGAGGCCATCGGCCCCGACCTCTTCACCTTCTACCGCTCCATCGGCATCAACCTGAAGCAGCTCTACGGCAGCACCGAAACCGCCGTGTTCGTGTGCCTGCAGCCCGACCATGAAGTGAAGGCCGACACGGTGGGCGTGCCGATCGACGGCGTGCAGATCCGCGTCGAGGCCAGCGGCGAGATCATGGTCAAGAGCCCGGGCCTGCTGAAGGAGTACTACAAGAACCCCAAGGCCACCGAAGAGGTGCTGACGGCCGACGGTTGGTACCACACGGGCGACGCCGGCTTCCTGGATGCCACCGGCCACCTGAAGATCATCGACCGCGCCAAAGACGTGGGCCGCCTGTTGGGCGGCACCAACGACGGGGCCATGTTCGCGCCCAAGTACGTGGAGAACAAGCTGAAGTTCTTCCCGTTCATCAAGGAGGCCGTGGCCTTCGGCGACCGGCGCGAGAAGGTCTGCGCCTTCATCAACATTGACTTCGAGGCCGTGGGCAACTGGGCCGAGCGGCGCAACCTGCCGTATGCCGGCTACACCGATCTGGCCGGCAAGACCGAGGTGCTGGCGCTGGTGAAGGACTGCGTCGAGAAGGTCAACGCCGATCTCGCCGCCGACGCCATGCTGGCCGGCAGCCAGGTGAGCCGCTTCCTCGTGCTGCACAAGGAGCTGGATGCCGACGACGGCGAGCTCACGCGCACGCGCAAGGTGCGCCGCGGCGACATCGGCGACAAGTACCAGGTGCTGGTCGATGCGCTCTATGGCGGCCGGGCCGAGCAGTTCATCGAGACGGCGGTGAAGTTCGAAGACGGCCGCTCGGGCAGCGTGAGTGCGACGCTGCCGATCGTGGATGCGAAGACGTTCGCGGCGGTGGGGGGGAAGGCGGCGTGA
- a CDS encoding ABC transporter ATP-binding protein, with the protein MSQRKIGDVILDVKNISLRFGGVKALTDISFDVREHEVRAIIGPNGAGKSSMLNCINGVYTPQEGSITFHGKTFDHMNSRQVAEMGVARTFQNLALFKGMSVLDNIMSGRNLRMNTNLLQQAFRNPWWSSAEKEEAEHRETVEKIIDFLEIQAWRKTPVGRLPYGLQKRVDLGRALAMEPTVLLLDEPMAGMNVEEKQDMSRFVLDVNDEFGTTIVLIEHDMGVVMDISDRVVVLDYGRKIGDGTPQEVRANPDVISAYLGTSH; encoded by the coding sequence ATGAGCCAACGCAAGATCGGCGACGTCATCCTCGACGTCAAGAACATCAGCCTGCGTTTCGGTGGCGTGAAGGCGCTCACCGACATCAGCTTCGACGTGCGCGAGCACGAGGTGCGGGCCATCATCGGCCCCAACGGCGCCGGCAAGAGCAGCATGCTCAACTGCATCAATGGCGTGTACACGCCGCAGGAAGGCAGCATCACCTTCCACGGCAAGACCTTCGACCACATGAACAGCCGCCAGGTGGCCGAGATGGGCGTGGCGCGCACCTTCCAGAACCTGGCCCTCTTCAAGGGCATGAGCGTGCTCGACAACATCATGAGCGGCCGCAACCTGCGCATGAACACCAACCTGCTGCAGCAGGCCTTCCGCAACCCCTGGTGGAGCAGCGCCGAGAAGGAAGAGGCCGAGCACCGCGAGACGGTGGAAAAGATCATCGACTTCCTCGAGATCCAGGCCTGGCGCAAGACGCCCGTCGGCCGCCTGCCCTATGGCCTGCAAAAGCGCGTGGACCTGGGCCGCGCGCTGGCCATGGAGCCCACGGTGCTGCTGCTCGACGAGCCGATGGCCGGCATGAACGTCGAGGAGAAGCAGGACATGAGCCGCTTCGTGCTCGACGTGAACGACGAGTTCGGCACCACCATCGTGCTCATCGAGCACGACATGGGCGTGGTCATGGACATCTCCGACCGCGTGGTGGTGCTCGACTACGGCAGGAAGATCGGCGACGGCACCCCGCAGGAGGTGCGCGCCAACCCCGACGTCATCAGTGCCTACCTCGGCACCAGCCACTGA
- a CDS encoding 5'-nucleotidase — MPATLEGQLVVAISSRALFDFEEENRVFEAADDRAYMQLQLARLEQPARPGVAFSLVHKLLGFNIGGDARVEVVILSRNDPVSGLRVFRSAQHYGLAVQRGVFTRGQPPWRYLRPLKANLFLSTNEADVREALAAGVPAARVLPESARAGANHPDEVRIAFDGDAVLFSDEAERVYQSQGLPAFQRHEHERADTPLAPGPFKPLLEALHRLQREPGPGGLRLRTALVTARSAPAHERAIRTLMQWQIDIDEALFLGGLPKGAFLAEFEPDFFFDDQTGHVENAAPHVPAGHVAHGVSNGG, encoded by the coding sequence ATGCCCGCCACGCTCGAAGGCCAGCTCGTCGTTGCCATCTCCTCACGCGCCCTCTTCGATTTCGAGGAGGAGAACCGCGTCTTCGAGGCCGCCGACGACCGCGCCTACATGCAGCTGCAGCTGGCGCGGCTGGAGCAGCCGGCGCGGCCTGGCGTGGCTTTTTCGCTGGTGCACAAGCTGTTGGGCTTCAACATCGGCGGCGATGCGCGCGTGGAGGTGGTGATCCTGTCGCGCAACGACCCCGTTTCGGGCCTGCGCGTGTTCCGCTCGGCGCAGCACTACGGCCTGGCGGTGCAGCGTGGTGTGTTCACGCGCGGCCAGCCGCCCTGGCGCTACCTGCGGCCGCTGAAGGCCAACCTGTTTCTCAGCACCAACGAGGCCGATGTGCGCGAGGCCCTGGCGGCAGGCGTGCCGGCCGCGCGCGTGCTGCCGGAGAGCGCGCGGGCGGGCGCCAACCACCCCGACGAGGTGCGCATCGCCTTCGACGGCGACGCCGTGCTGTTCTCCGACGAGGCCGAGCGGGTCTACCAGAGCCAGGGCCTGCCGGCCTTCCAGCGCCACGAGCACGAACGGGCCGACACGCCGCTGGCCCCCGGCCCGTTCAAGCCGCTGCTCGAGGCCCTGCACCGCCTGCAGCGCGAGCCTGGCCCGGGCGGCCTGCGGCTGCGCACGGCGCTGGTCACGGCGCGCAGCGCCCCAGCGCACGAGCGCGCCATCCGCACGCTGATGCAGTGGCAGATCGACATCGACGAGGCCCTCTTCCTGGGCGGCCTGCCCAAGGGCGCCTTCCTGGCCGAGTTCGAACCCGATTTCTTCTTCGACGACCAAACCGGCCACGTCGAGAACGCCGCACCGCACGTGCCGGCGGGCCATGTGGCCCACGGCGTGAGCAACGGGGGCTGA
- a CDS encoding insulinase family protein, with the protein MIKLLWLRACALALLCAAGAALAAPQRVTTVEGISEYRLVNGLQLLLVPDDSKPTTTVNMTYRVGSRHENYGETGMAHLLEHLVFKGTPTTRNALAEFSRRGLRANGTTWTDRTNYFASFAADDRNLRWYLGWQADIMVNSFIARADLDTEMTVVRNEFEAGENNPGRVLFHRLLGTMYDWHNYGKGTIGARTDIENVDISRLQAFYRRHYQPDNATLIVSGKFDTAQVLAWVQESFGPIPRPTRVLEPTYTLDPAQDGERLATVRRVGGAPLIYIGYHVPPGPHPDFAAAQLLAMVLGDTPGGRLHRRVVEPGQAAQAFSATLAWAEPSALIVGAALAPGQDVAAARAAMAAVLDGVATEPVTAEELQRARQAWLNDWDNGFADPERIGVALSEAIAQGDWRLYFLARDRVRALTLDDLNRFARTWLKRDNRSVAVFEPVAAPDRAPTPAKFDVARLVEGYRGDPAAAVAEAFDPTPAVLDARTVQGTVGGPARLPNAGLRYALLPKGTRGRSVRMRLALHHGTAQSLVGQRTVAELAGALIDKGGAGMTRQQIADRFDALQAQVSIQGTGESIWVNVTTRRERLPEVILLVGRLLREPAFEAGPLEEMRRQWLLGLEESRQDPGAVVDRRIERHGNRWPAGDLRHVPGFDEEAAAVRAVTLEQVRAFHRRFVSAQRGEFAAVGDMDVAAVRRALAEAFGAWHQPAGGPEPQVRVPRPQAPAEPARFVEATPDKANAHLAARLVLPITDSHPDHAALLLANQVFGRGTDSRLWMRIREKEGLSYDVGSWFDFPVQDAGTTFNLSAIFAPQNQPRVEQALKEELARSLAEGFTQAELDAGRAGLLKRRALARAQDGVLVDRLASNLYHDRRFAREQALDDALARVTLAEINAAWRRHIDPARLVIAWGGDFRAKP; encoded by the coding sequence ATGATCAAGCTCCTCTGGCTGCGGGCCTGCGCGCTCGCCTTGCTCTGCGCCGCGGGTGCCGCGCTGGCGGCTCCGCAACGGGTGACCACCGTCGAAGGCATCAGCGAATACCGCCTGGTCAACGGCCTGCAGCTGCTGCTGGTGCCCGACGACAGCAAGCCGACGACCACGGTGAACATGACCTACCGTGTCGGCAGTCGGCACGAGAACTACGGCGAGACCGGCATGGCGCATCTGCTGGAGCACCTCGTCTTCAAGGGCACGCCGACCACGCGCAACGCGCTGGCCGAGTTCAGCCGCCGTGGTCTGCGCGCCAACGGCACCACCTGGACGGATCGCACCAACTACTTCGCCAGCTTCGCCGCCGATGACCGCAACCTGCGCTGGTATCTGGGCTGGCAGGCCGACATCATGGTCAACAGCTTCATCGCCCGGGCCGATCTCGACACCGAGATGACGGTGGTGCGCAACGAGTTCGAGGCCGGCGAGAACAACCCCGGCCGCGTGCTCTTCCACCGCCTCCTGGGCACGATGTACGACTGGCACAACTACGGCAAGGGCACGATCGGCGCGCGCACCGACATCGAGAACGTCGACATCTCGCGCCTCCAGGCCTTCTACCGCAGGCACTACCAGCCCGACAACGCCACGCTCATCGTCTCGGGCAAGTTCGACACGGCCCAGGTGCTGGCCTGGGTGCAGGAGAGCTTCGGCCCGATCCCGCGGCCGACGCGCGTGCTCGAGCCCACCTACACGCTGGACCCGGCCCAGGACGGCGAGCGGCTCGCCACCGTGCGCCGTGTCGGCGGCGCGCCGCTGATCTACATCGGCTACCACGTGCCGCCGGGCCCGCACCCCGACTTCGCCGCGGCGCAGCTGCTGGCCATGGTGCTGGGCGACACGCCCGGCGGCCGCCTGCACCGCCGCGTCGTTGAGCCGGGTCAGGCCGCGCAGGCCTTCAGCGCCACGCTGGCCTGGGCCGAGCCCTCGGCCCTGATCGTGGGCGCGGCGCTGGCGCCAGGCCAGGACGTGGCCGCTGCGCGCGCCGCCATGGCTGCGGTGCTCGACGGCGTGGCCACCGAGCCGGTGACGGCCGAGGAGCTGCAGCGCGCGCGCCAGGCCTGGCTGAACGACTGGGACAACGGCTTCGCCGATCCCGAGCGCATCGGCGTGGCGCTGTCGGAGGCCATCGCGCAGGGCGACTGGCGGCTGTATTTCCTGGCCCGTGACCGCGTCCGTGCCCTCACGCTCGACGATCTCAACCGCTTTGCGCGCACCTGGCTCAAGCGCGACAACCGCAGCGTCGCGGTGTTCGAGCCGGTGGCCGCGCCCGACCGGGCGCCGACCCCGGCCAAGTTCGACGTCGCCCGCCTCGTCGAGGGCTACCGCGGCGACCCCGCCGCCGCCGTGGCCGAGGCCTTCGACCCGACGCCCGCGGTGCTGGACGCCCGCACGGTGCAGGGCACCGTCGGCGGCCCGGCACGGCTGCCGAACGCGGGCCTGCGGTATGCGCTGCTGCCCAAGGGCACGCGCGGGCGCAGCGTGCGCATGCGCCTGGCGCTGCACCACGGCACGGCGCAGAGCCTGGTGGGCCAACGCACCGTGGCGGAGCTGGCGGGTGCGCTGATCGACAAGGGCGGCGCCGGTATGACGCGCCAGCAGATCGCCGACCGCTTCGATGCGCTGCAGGCCCAGGTGTCCATCCAGGGCACCGGCGAGTCGATCTGGGTGAACGTGACGACGCGCCGCGAGCGTTTGCCCGAGGTCATCTTGCTGGTCGGCCGGCTCCTGCGCGAGCCGGCCTTCGAGGCCGGGCCGCTGGAAGAGATGCGCCGGCAGTGGCTGCTGGGCCTGGAGGAGTCGCGCCAGGACCCCGGTGCCGTGGTCGACCGCCGCATCGAACGCCACGGCAACCGCTGGCCCGCGGGCGACCTGCGCCATGTGCCCGGTTTCGACGAGGAGGCCGCCGCGGTGCGCGCCGTCACGCTGGAGCAGGTGCGGGCCTTCCACCGCCGCTTCGTGAGCGCCCAGCGCGGTGAGTTCGCGGCGGTGGGCGACATGGACGTGGCCGCCGTGCGCCGTGCACTCGCCGAGGCCTTCGGCGCCTGGCACCAGCCCGCGGGCGGCCCCGAGCCGCAGGTGCGCGTGCCGCGGCCCCAGGCGCCGGCCGAGCCGGCCCGCTTCGTCGAGGCCACGCCCGACAAGGCCAACGCCCACCTCGCCGCGCGCCTGGTGCTGCCGATCACCGACAGCCACCCCGATCATGCGGCGCTGCTGCTGGCCAACCAGGTGTTCGGCCGCGGTACCGACTCGCGGCTGTGGATGCGCATCCGCGAGAAAGAGGGCCTGAGCTACGACGTCGGCAGCTGGTTCGACTTTCCGGTGCAGGACGCCGGCACCACGTTCAACCTCAGCGCCATCTTCGCGCCGCAGAACCAGCCGCGCGTCGAGCAGGCGCTGAAGGAGGAGTTGGCACGCTCCCTGGCCGAGGGCTTCACGCAGGCCGAGCTCGACGCAGGCCGTGCCGGGCTGCTGAAGCGGCGCGCCTTGGCCCGGGCCCAGGACGGCGTGCTGGTGGACCGCCTGGCCAGCAACCTGTACCACGATCGCCGTTTCGCGCGTGAGCAGGCGCTTGACGACGCGCTGGCCCGCGTGACGCTGGCCGAGATCAACGCCGCCTGGCGCCGCCACATCGATCCGGCCAGACTCGTCATCGCCTGGGGCGGTGACTTCCGTGCCAAGCCCTGA
- a CDS encoding ABC transporter substrate-binding protein encodes MKLKTLALAATLAAAGSLAPLAYAQEKVQFFPSLTGRTGPVAPNATPFANGYADYMKLVNVRGGINGVKTLVEECETAYATDRGVECYERLKGKHGGATVFQPLSTGITFALTEKVPADKIPMITSGYGRSDSQDGSIFKWNFPLIGHYWVAGDTVLQHIAKQEGGWDKLRGKKIAVVYHDSPFGKELLPIIEERRKMHGFEVQLLPVPAPGVEQKAVWLQVRQQRPDFVVMQTWGVMTATAIKEAVATGYPREKMFGTWWSGAEPDLKDIGAAAKGYSAVMMQHGAEPGAAVVKEILDKVHAKGQGTGPKDEVGQVLYMRGVVGAMLAVEGVRAAQERFGKGKVVTGEQARWGYENLNLTQAKLDALGFKGVMRPVSTSCFDHMGSAWARVHTWDGAKFTWSSDWLQADEQIIKPMVRSSAERYAAEKKLTKRDPKDCQS; translated from the coding sequence ATGAAGCTCAAGACCCTGGCCCTGGCCGCCACGCTGGCCGCTGCCGGCAGTCTGGCACCCCTTGCGTACGCGCAAGAGAAGGTGCAGTTCTTCCCCAGCCTCACCGGCCGCACCGGCCCGGTGGCGCCGAACGCCACGCCGTTTGCCAACGGCTATGCCGACTACATGAAACTCGTCAACGTGCGCGGCGGCATCAACGGCGTGAAGACGCTGGTCGAAGAGTGCGAAACCGCCTACGCCACCGACCGCGGCGTCGAGTGCTACGAGCGCCTGAAGGGCAAACACGGTGGCGCGACGGTGTTCCAGCCGCTGTCGACCGGCATCACCTTCGCGCTGACCGAGAAAGTGCCCGCCGACAAGATCCCGATGATCACCTCGGGCTACGGCCGCAGCGACAGCCAGGACGGCAGCATCTTCAAGTGGAACTTCCCGCTCATCGGCCACTACTGGGTGGCCGGCGACACGGTGCTGCAGCACATCGCCAAGCAAGAGGGCGGCTGGGACAAGCTGCGCGGCAAGAAGATCGCCGTCGTCTACCACGACAGCCCCTTCGGCAAGGAGCTGCTGCCCATCATCGAAGAGCGCCGCAAGATGCACGGCTTCGAGGTCCAGCTGCTGCCGGTGCCGGCGCCGGGCGTGGAGCAGAAGGCCGTGTGGCTGCAGGTGCGTCAGCAGCGCCCCGACTTTGTGGTGATGCAGACCTGGGGGGTGATGACGGCCACCGCCATCAAGGAAGCCGTGGCCACGGGCTACCCGCGCGAGAAGATGTTCGGCACCTGGTGGAGCGGCGCCGAACCCGACCTGAAGGACATCGGTGCCGCCGCCAAGGGCTACAGCGCGGTCATGATGCAGCACGGTGCCGAGCCAGGGGCCGCCGTGGTGAAGGAGATCCTCGACAAGGTGCACGCCAAGGGCCAGGGCACAGGCCCGAAGGACGAAGTCGGCCAGGTGCTGTACATGCGCGGCGTGGTCGGCGCGATGCTGGCGGTGGAAGGCGTGCGTGCCGCGCAAGAACGCTTCGGCAAGGGCAAGGTCGTCACCGGCGAGCAGGCACGCTGGGGCTACGAGAACCTCAACCTCACTCAGGCGAAGCTCGACGCACTCGGCTTCAAGGGGGTGATGCGCCCGGTGTCGACGAGCTGCTTCGACCACATGGGCTCGGCGTGGGCGCGAGTGCACACCTGGGACGGCGCCAAGTTCACCTGGTCATCTGACTGGCTGCAGGCCGACGAGCAGATCATCAAGCCGATGGTGCGCAGCTCGGCCGAGCGTTATGCGGCCGAGAAGAAGCTCACCAAGCGCGACCCCAAGGACTGCCAGTCTTGA